The stretch of DNA AGGCAGGATACCACGGCCGATCGTCTGGGTCCGAGAACAAGCCGGAGAACGATTTGGCACCATAAGCTTCTAACAGCTTCTTATCGCCTTCAGAGTAGGACATCTGCGCAACCTCAGGCTGACGTGACGCTCCAACCGAATTCCCGTCAGGAAGGGAAGATCCGCTGCCGTAGCGAGGCCAGCTGTACTCAAAATATTTAAACCCGAATGTCTCGCGGAATGATTCTGAACTCGTCTCTGCCACCTGTTCAGCTGTTCGATAGAAGCGACCCTTGTCATCCACCATATAGGTCTCACCCTTGATACCCCAGTTAGACAAAATCTGGTTCTCATCGGTCAGCAGGTTATCGAAGAATTTAATAATTCGTACAGGGTCCTTGGCACTGACGGAGATGCCAACACCCCGATTGTTGACAAAGGATGGTGGATCAAGGTATTGATCCTTGATATTGGCATCATAGACAATCGGTAATGCCAGATATTCCAGATCATCGTTCCCGGATTTCCGAGCCGCCTCTCGCAGATTTGCCATAGACTGACCTACCTGCCACTTGTAATCAAAAAATCCAAGCACCTTGCCGGAAGCAACTTTCGCCAAGTATTGGTCATAGTTATCCACAAACGAAGATTTGTCGAACAGTCCTTCTGCATTCAGCTTGTTGAGCTCCTGAAGATAACGCTTCGTATAATCGTCATCCGCATAATCATTAGCGACATGTGTTTTCATATCAATGATCACGCCGCCGTCATTAGGGTATCCAGCCAAATGCATAGGCGCATTGGTGAAGGAAAAGAATTTATCCTGAGTGGTTAGCGCCAAATATCCGGTCAGATTCTCATCCGCATGCTTCTTCACGTAATCCCGGATCAGGTTCAGGTATTCGTCGAAGGTCTTGATCTTCGGATACCCAGCTTCCTTAAGAACGCGACGCTGAATCCAGAAGGCTCCCTGCTCAATATCCGGTGCGGAGATGTAATCTCCGACCACAGCGCTCAAAGGAAGAAAATAAATGTTGCCGTCCTCCGCTTTCATCAAATTGTAATAGGGCTCATAGACGCGCTTGATATTAGGGCCATACTTATCGATTAGATCGTTAAGCGGAATGAACGCGCCGGCGCCCAGCAGCTTGTCGATAGAGCCCCCCGG from Paenibacillus sp. CAA11 encodes:
- a CDS encoding ABC transporter substrate-binding protein — its product is MGKKRFWLSCLTMVLLLSMLSACSGSKESGQEKNKDQSSGDSKEKVTFTYFNAATGRDKNTNETRIGKIFEDQTGVNFKMEHLVGDENTKVGTFIASNNYPDVIVPGGSIDKLLGAGAFIPLNDLIDKYGPNIKRVYEPYYNLMKAEDGNIYFLPLSAVVGDYISAPDIEQGAFWIQRRVLKEAGYPKIKTFDEYLNLIRDYVKKHADENLTGYLALTTQDKFFSFTNAPMHLAGYPNDGGVIIDMKTHVANDYADDDYTKRYLQELNKLNAEGLFDKSSFVDNYDQYLAKVASGKVLGFFDYKWQVGQSMANLREAARKSGNDDLEYLALPIVYDANIKDQYLDPPSFVNNRGVGISVSAKDPVRIIKFFDNLLTDENQILSNWGIKGETYMVDDKGRFYRTAEQVAETSSESFRETFGFKYFEYSWPRYGSGSSLPDGNSVGASRQPEVAQMSYSEGDKKLLEAYGAKSFSGLFSDPDDRPWYPAWSIQIEQGSPAQIFTQKKGDLQRKYFPKMVLAAPSEFEGLWQEYVKEFNKLDVKGYEDLITKEVAKKIAIVQGKK